From the genome of Gorilla gorilla gorilla isolate KB3781 chromosome 4, NHGRI_mGorGor1-v2.1_pri, whole genome shotgun sequence:
gccccgaatgccaggctgcgctgttatttattggatacaagacaacggggcagggtaaggagtgtgagccatctccaatgGTAGGTAAGGTCACTTGAGTcatgtgtccactggacagggggcccttccctgtttGGCAGCCaagatggagacagagagcacggcttatgccattatttcttctacgcatttcaaagacttttagtactttcactatttctgctactgctatctagaaggcagaccCAGGTGTACAGGGTGGAACATGAAAGTGGACCAGGAgcatgaccactgaagcacagcatcgcagggagacggttaggcctccagATGGCTGCGGGCaggcctgactgatgtcaggccttccacaagaggtggtggagcagagtcttctctaactcccccggggaaagggagactccccttcccggtctgctaagtaacagGTGCCTTCCCCAGGCACTGATGCTACTGTTAGACCAAGGTCTGCTAGGTGACAGGTGCCTTCCCTGGCGCTGGTGTTACCGCTAGGCCAGGCTGCCCTCTAGAAGCCCTGTCCGGGCGTAACAAAGGGCTCACACTTGTTTTCTGGTCACTTTTCATCATGTCCCTTCAGCTCccatctctgtatggcctggtttttttCTAGGTTATAATTGTAGAAcaaagattattataatattggaataataataccacaaactaatgattaatgataatcatatataatcatatctataatctatttttagtataactattcttattctatatattttctttattatactggaagAGCTTGTGCCCTCagtctcttgccttggcacctgggtggcttgccaccCACGATTACCTCCTTGTAAACGTGGATGTTTGATAGGGAAAGGGCACAATGAGTTGGTCTGTTTTGCTTGCGATCAATGCCCAAAATTTGTGAATCTAATTCATtcttataagaataaaaaataattaagattattATTGCTGGACCCTCTTAGACCCTATCTGGCAGTTTTCCAAAAGGATTTCCCATAAAAGGAGATAATTAATGAAGGTAAAagctaaaattattaaaataaaaagtaaagaagaaataatatgcATGACTAAAACCTTGTCCACTGAGAAGATAAAAACATAGAATCCCTCCAGGGATTTActtaaagaaagaagagagaaaacaaattgtACAATATTAGTGATGAGAAAGGACACAACGAACACATAAAGACAAGattaaaattattagaataaGATCGTATAAAACAGTTGTAACAAATTTGAAAATTCAGTAGGAGTATAAATTATCACAGCCTTAGCTCAAAATTTGTTAGAAATTAGTTATCTCAGACCCATATACTTACCAGTCTAGTGGAAAATATACAGTAAAGGATTTTTCTACGTTTGCCTCATAATGCAGAATTTGCTGTCTCTCTGGCTTAGCTCCTATTCTAACGGCTCTgtctattttacagaaaagaatttcTGCGTGGAAATGGCTTAGCTGCTGGGAAAATGAACATCAGTATTGATTTAGACACAAACTATGCTGAGCTGGTTCTAAATGTGGGAAGAGTCACTCTTGGagagaacaatagaaaaaaaatgaaggattgtcaactgagaaaacagcagaatgaAAATGTCTCACGAGCTGTGTGTGCTCTGCTGAATTCTGGAGGGGGATTTATCAAGGCTGAAGTTGAGAATAAAGGCTATAGTTATAAAAAAGATGGAATAGGGctagatttggaaaattcttttAGTAACATGCTGCCATTTGTTCCTAATTTCCTGGACTTCATGCAGAATGGTAActactttcacatttttgtgaAATCATGGAGCTTGGAAACCTCTGGTCCGCAGATTGCCACGTTAAGCTCCAGTTTGTACAAGAGAGATGTAACGTCTGCAAAAGTCATGAATGCTTCTGCTGCACTGGAGTTCCTCAAAGACATGGAAAAAACTGGAGGGAGAGCATATTTAAGACCAGAATTCCCTGCAAAAAGGGCCTGTGTTGATGTACAAGAAGAAAGTAACATGGAAGCCTTGGCTGCTGATTTTTTTAACAGAACAGAACTTggttataaagaaaaattgacCTTTACTGAATCCACACACGTTGAAATAAAAAACTTCTCGACTGAAAAGTTGTTACAACGAATTACAGAGATTCTCCCTCAATATGTTTCTGCATTTGCAAATACTGATGGAGGATATTTATTCGTTGGTCTAAATGAAGATAAAGAAGTAATTGGCTTTAAAGCAGAGAAGAGTTATCTTACTAAGttagaagaaataacaaaaaattccATTGGGAAACTGCCTGTGCATCACTTCTGTGTGGAGAAGGGGACGATaaattacttatgcaaattcctTGGAGTATATGATAAAGGAAGGCTTTGTGGATATGTGTATGCACTCAGAGTGGAACGCTTCTGCTGTGCAGTGTTTGCTAAAAAGCCTGATTCCTGGCACGTGAAAGATAACAGAGTTAAGCAGTTGACCGAGAAGGAATGGATCCAGTTCATGGTGGATTCAGAACCaggttgaggaaggaggattggcAATAAGGATACCTTTGGCTTGGGTGGCAGGAAGGTTTTATTGTATCCTTGGGATTAGGGACAAGATTAAAAGTCTTCAAATTTCAACATCTCTGGTGGATACAACCAATACTTCCCTGCCTCTTGTTTTCTTCTGCACACTTAGAAGATAGATATTCCATACAATAACTAAATATCTACTCTTAGTAGCCTTATCTGATGCAAAGATTCTAGATGTTTCTTCTCTACCATTTCTTTACTCACTTTCAAGGAAAGCCTGTTCAATTCTTTTCGTTTTTCTTTCAGGGCTCAGTTTCTGTAACTAACCATTGCTTTCTTTTGGGAACACTTACTCTTTTACTTACTtgctctttcatctttctttacccactttccatttatttcctgtaaagacttcccctcttcctctcACATTTATGAGCCAAAGAGTAACCCTAAATTGTACCAATAAGAGAAGAATAATGCTGATATTTTAtctggttttggaaaaggaaagccTCCAGTGAGATTAGACCAGAACTAGCAACTTACAAAATCTCTGAAAATGCAAACTTGTTCCTCAGAATCTGCATAAAACCCAGTTTTCCTTCACTAGCCATCACATTCTTCtaattttaacttcttttaaaataaactcagtTATACGGCAATGTATTAAATTGCTATCAATGCATTTTTACTGTTAATTTTCCTTCCAAGTATAGAGTGTTTCAGCAGCATCAAGAGTTAATTTTACAATTTGTACCTGACCTAGGAATCTAACCACAATACATAACCACAATATCTAATGTTTTGTATTGGGAACACAGGATCAGTTCTAAGTAGACTTTTGGTATATTGTGCATTAGTTAGTTTGAGTCTCTCTTGTGCCAAATTAAgagtgtgatttttgttttctgacatTATTCCATAGTATGGGAAGAACTGCCCTCTCCAGCAAGTACATCATCACTTGTCTCCCTTGTCTCTCAGAGTTGTCGTCTTCGTGAATATATTAACTTCAAAATTCAGCCACTGAGATATCACCTTCCAGGTAATTTAATTCTGGCTTCCGTGGAATTGTTGGTGTGACTGTGTTCAAACCTCCTTCTCTTCAAACCAGCTCTGTCTTGACATTTGTTATGGAAGCACATTCTTGTGTTTACGGAAATTCTTTGGTGTTTTTAGTCATTGAATTTGTCAAATTCTATTTCTTTAGGTGCCTAAGTAGGGGTAGAATTGTTGATTCAGGCAGTGTGTGAATATTTAAGTAATAAGATAATGTCAAATTATTTCCAAAGTAGATGGCTCACTttactcccaccagcaatatattgGAAATGCCACATCTTTTCCAATGCCAGACTTCTCTCTTCATCTTTCTGCTTGAACTTCTTTTCTCTtgaacttcttttcttcctcagtcAAATCGGTATTTATTTGGGTATATACATGGAAGAAAATATCTCCCATAGAAGATATTTTATCTTCTATGAAGTGGCGATtctgtcttttgctcatttttgtaataggctttatctttttcttactgatttctaGGAGCAATTCACAGATTCTAACATAAAATCCTCGTTTAGTCACAGATAGTACAGATTTCAGACGTCTTCTCCAAGTTCATGActtgcattttctcttttcccaagGCATATTCTCCCTAGCAGTTTTAAATTGGATATAGTCAAacttgccatttaaaaattttgtggttTAGTGCTCTTTGTGCCTTGTGTAAGAGATCCTTCCCTACCCCAGGGTtacaaagatatttctgtttattttcttttaaaaattttaaagttttgcacttaacatttaacatttaaatatgtaatccACATCCATAAACG
Proteins encoded in this window:
- the LOC101143714 gene encoding schlafen family member 12-like isoform X3: MAMKIMEKIRNVFHCEAHRILYICESQFLRNFIRKEFLRGNGLAAGKMNISIDLDTNYAELVLNVGRVTLGENNRKKMKDCQLRKQQNENVSRAVCALLNSGGGFIKAEVENKGYSYKKDGIGLDLENSFSNMLPFVPNFLDFMQNGNYFHIFVKSWSLETSGPQIATLSSSLYKRDVTSAKVMNASAALEFLKDMEKTGGRAYLRPEFPAKRACVDVQEESNMEALAADFFNRTELGYKEKLTFTESTHVEIKNFSTEKLLQRITEILPQYVSAFANTDGGYLFVGLNEDKEVIGFKAEKSYLTKLEEITKNSIGKLPVHHFCVEKGTINYLCKFLGVYDKGRLCGYVYALRVERFCCAVFAKKPDSWHVKDNRVKQLTEKEWIQFMVDSEPVWEELPSPASTSSLVSLVSQSCRLREYINFKIQPLRYHLPGLSEKITCAPKTFCRNLFSQHEGLKQLICEEMGSVNKGSLIFSRSWSLDLGLQENHKVLCDALLISQDSPPVLYTFHMVQDEEFKDYSTQTAQTLKQKLAKIGGYTKKVCVMTKIFYLSPEGKTSCQYDLNSQVIYPESYYWTTAQTTKDLEKALSNILPKENQIFLFVCLFRFCLFVCWFVFFFLR